The proteins below come from a single Thalassomonas actiniarum genomic window:
- a CDS encoding tetratricopeptide repeat-containing sulfotransferase family protein, giving the protein MSQHEKRTKEILIAVQHAHEMLMHNAFEPALQQGQEILKVFPAEPNALFIMGCALRGLGRLDEAKTTLQTLVRQTQKFSLAYQELAFTLHELKQTKPAIAALQKAVAFNEKLPQSWQLLSKLLLLAGDSHSAAQAHHKYLRFSTKYPQLGLALQAFIEGKLPLCERICRAHLKTQPTDVNAMRLLAEVAIKLGIFADAEHLLERCLALAPDYHLARLNYAHVLNKREKSQQALEQINLLEQAQSGTAPQRIEKAAILVRLGQFSAAIDLYDELIVQFPEQAGLYTSRGHALKTIGKYDAAVASYRQAIASLPDCGEAYWSLANLKTYTFEQAEIQAMQHELSNTALASADLINMCFALGKAFEDREEFAQSFNFYKQGNDLKQKSEHYDACETSALVDRTIGVCDQALFEQKNSQGCNKSDVIFIVGLPRSGSTLLEQILASHSMVDGTKELPDIIAMVRKLGGRSKREQRSKYPEIIADLSGQQRKALGEEYLSKTQVHRGSASFFIDKMPNNFAHIGLIKLILPQAKIIDARRDPMSTCFSCFKQLFSSGQAFSYGLENIGRYYLDYIRLMEYWHKVMPGEVLTVNYEDVVNDFERQVRQILAYCDLPFEQSCLEFYNNKRAVNTASSEQVRQPIYQTSLNAWANFDDELTTLKKVLNPLLNNKFN; this is encoded by the coding sequence ATGTCGCAGCATGAGAAGCGCACAAAAGAAATTCTTATTGCAGTACAACATGCTCATGAAATGCTGATGCATAACGCTTTCGAACCCGCCTTGCAGCAAGGGCAGGAAATTCTCAAAGTATTCCCGGCAGAGCCGAATGCGCTTTTTATTATGGGTTGTGCGTTAAGAGGCCTGGGCCGTTTAGATGAAGCAAAAACAACTTTACAAACCCTGGTTAGACAGACACAAAAATTTTCTTTGGCCTATCAGGAGCTGGCGTTTACCTTACACGAGCTAAAACAAACTAAACCGGCAATAGCCGCATTACAAAAAGCGGTTGCTTTTAATGAAAAACTGCCTCAAAGCTGGCAATTGCTGAGTAAATTATTACTTTTGGCAGGCGACAGCCATAGTGCTGCGCAGGCCCACCATAAATATTTACGCTTTTCGACAAAGTATCCTCAACTGGGCCTGGCATTACAGGCCTTTATTGAGGGGAAATTACCGCTTTGCGAGAGAATTTGCCGTGCGCATTTGAAAACACAGCCAACAGATGTCAATGCCATGCGGCTACTTGCTGAGGTTGCAATTAAATTGGGCATTTTTGCCGATGCCGAACATTTGCTCGAACGTTGTTTAGCGCTGGCCCCCGATTATCACCTTGCCCGGCTTAATTATGCGCATGTATTAAATAAACGTGAAAAAAGCCAGCAGGCATTAGAGCAAATTAACCTTTTGGAGCAGGCGCAATCCGGCACTGCACCACAACGTATAGAAAAGGCCGCTATCTTGGTCAGGTTGGGTCAATTTAGTGCGGCCATAGACCTTTATGATGAGTTAATCGTACAGTTTCCTGAACAGGCGGGGCTGTATACCAGTAGAGGTCATGCACTTAAAACCATAGGTAAATATGACGCTGCGGTAGCATCATATCGCCAGGCCATTGCCTCTTTACCTGATTGTGGCGAAGCATATTGGAGTCTGGCTAATTTAAAAACCTACACTTTTGAGCAAGCTGAAATACAGGCAATGCAACATGAACTTTCAAACACAGCTCTTGCTTCTGCAGACCTGATTAATATGTGTTTTGCCTTAGGAAAAGCGTTTGAAGACAGGGAAGAATTTGCACAATCTTTTAACTTTTATAAACAAGGTAACGACCTCAAGCAAAAAAGCGAACATTATGATGCCTGCGAAACGTCAGCATTAGTTGACCGAACCATTGGCGTTTGTGACCAGGCGTTATTTGAGCAAAAAAATAGCCAGGGTTGCAATAAAAGTGATGTGATCTTTATTGTCGGCTTACCCCGTTCAGGGTCCACTTTACTGGAACAAATACTGGCTAGCCACTCTATGGTTGACGGTACAAAAGAATTACCCGATATCATTGCCATGGTCAGAAAACTCGGAGGTCGCAGCAAACGGGAACAAAGATCAAAATATCCTGAAATCATAGCAGACTTATCCGGACAACAACGTAAAGCGCTGGGGGAAGAGTATTTAAGCAAAACCCAGGTACATCGCGGTAGTGCATCCTTTTTTATTGATAAAATGCCGAATAATTTTGCCCATATCGGGCTCATTAAACTCATACTGCCACAAGCAAAAATCATTGATGCCCGGCGTGACCCTATGTCGACCTGTTTTAGCTGCTTTAAACAACTTTTTTCATCAGGTCAGGCTTTTAGTTACGGGCTTGAAAACATAGGACGATATTATTTAGATTACATTCGCTTAATGGAGTATTGGCATAAAGTTATGCCGGGGGAAGTGCTGACGGTGAACTACGAAGATGTGGTTAATGATTTTGAACGGCAAGTGCGTCAAATTTTAGCCTATTGTGATCTGCCTTTTGAGCAGAGCTGTCTTGAGTTTTATAACAATAAGCGAGCAGTTAATACCGCCAGTTCTGAACAGGTTAGACAGCCTATTTATCAAACCAGTTTGAATGCCTGGGCCAATTTTGATGATGAGTTGACGACATTAAAAAAGGTGCTTAACCCCTTGTTGAACAATAAATTTAACTAG